In one window of Leifsonia sp. NPDC080035 DNA:
- a CDS encoding D-alanyl-D-alanine carboxypeptidase family protein produces the protein MHPLRLARAAIAASAALALLGGLAGCSAAVAGAPSAPAPARSAVSDSSELTDADGYIPDGSSLPLDSDRPAVTRLDPALRSALNAAAAAAQQERGTAITIADGWRSERYQEYLFAQAVRKYGSEDEALRWAKRGSDSEHVAGRAVDIATADAMDFLSRFGAEWGLCQRYANEAWHFELLTEPGGECPAQDADGRG, from the coding sequence ATGCATCCCCTCCGCCTCGCCCGTGCCGCCATCGCCGCCTCCGCCGCGCTCGCCCTGCTCGGCGGTCTCGCCGGCTGCTCCGCCGCGGTCGCAGGCGCACCGTCGGCACCGGCCCCCGCGCGCTCGGCCGTCTCCGACAGCAGCGAGCTCACGGACGCGGACGGCTACATCCCCGACGGCTCGTCCCTCCCGCTGGACAGCGACCGGCCCGCGGTCACGCGCCTCGACCCGGCGCTGCGCTCGGCGTTGAACGCCGCCGCGGCGGCGGCACAGCAGGAGCGCGGCACCGCGATCACCATCGCCGACGGTTGGCGGTCGGAGCGCTACCAGGAGTACTTGTTCGCCCAGGCCGTGCGGAAATACGGGAGCGAGGACGAGGCCCTGCGCTGGGCCAAGCGCGGCTCCGACTCCGAGCACGTCGCAGGCCGGGCGGTGGACATCGCGACCGCCGACGCGATGGACTTCCTCAGCAGGTTCGGCGCCGAGTGGGGGCTCTGCCAGCGCTACGCCAACGAGGCGTGGCACTTCGAGCTGCTCACGGAGCCCGGCGGCGAGTGCCCCGCGCAGGACGCCGACGGCCGCGGGTGA
- a CDS encoding amidase, producing the protein MSFDVVETGIAELRRALEAGEVTAVELVDAYQARIDAYDAAGPHLNAVVVRNPDARAEAAASDERRARGETRGPLDGIPYTAKDSYLAAGLTAAAGSPAFEHLIAQRDAFTIERLRAGGAILLGLTNMPPMANGGMQRGVYGRAESPYNGDYLTAAFGSGSSNGSGTATAASFAAFGLGEETWSSGRAPASNNALCAYTPSRGVISVRGNWPLVPTMDVVVPHTRSMADLLEVLDVIVADDAETRGDFWRVQPWVSIPAASALRPDSYPALAGSRSLAGVRVGIPRMYINADDEAGTAEHPGIGGPTGRRIETRPSVIELWEAARRDLEAAGAEVVETDFPVVSNYEGDRPGAPTIATRGLVSPEYLRSEIVDLSAWGWEDFLAANGDPALSTLADVDGARIFPHPEGALPDRYTGFDDDIAEYPAWVREHPGATMESIPHLADGVRGLEETRRVDLEEWMDGLGLDAVVFPAVADVGPADMDVNPASADLGWRNGVWVANGNLVPRHLGIPTVTVSMGTMSDIGMPVGLTFAGRAYDDAALLTLAAAFEATGSRRTEPPRTPRLG; encoded by the coding sequence ATGAGCTTCGACGTCGTCGAGACCGGGATCGCCGAGCTGCGGCGAGCGCTCGAGGCCGGCGAGGTCACCGCCGTCGAGCTGGTGGATGCCTACCAGGCACGCATCGACGCCTACGACGCGGCCGGTCCGCACCTGAACGCGGTCGTCGTCCGCAACCCGGACGCCCGCGCCGAGGCCGCCGCGTCCGACGAGCGGCGCGCCCGCGGCGAGACGCGCGGTCCGCTCGATGGCATCCCGTACACCGCCAAGGACAGTTACCTCGCCGCGGGTCTCACCGCGGCCGCGGGGTCCCCCGCGTTCGAGCACCTGATCGCCCAGCGCGACGCCTTCACGATCGAGCGGCTGCGGGCGGGCGGGGCCATCCTGCTCGGCCTCACCAACATGCCGCCGATGGCGAACGGCGGGATGCAGCGCGGCGTCTACGGTCGCGCCGAGAGCCCGTACAACGGCGACTACCTGACCGCAGCGTTCGGCTCCGGCTCGTCCAACGGCTCCGGCACCGCGACCGCCGCCAGCTTCGCCGCCTTCGGCCTGGGCGAGGAGACCTGGTCGTCCGGGCGCGCACCCGCGTCCAACAACGCGCTGTGCGCGTACACGCCCTCGCGCGGCGTGATCTCGGTGCGCGGCAACTGGCCGCTGGTGCCGACGATGGATGTCGTCGTCCCGCACACCCGCAGCATGGCGGACCTGCTGGAGGTGCTCGACGTGATCGTCGCCGACGACGCCGAGACCCGCGGCGACTTCTGGCGCGTGCAGCCGTGGGTGAGCATCCCCGCCGCGTCCGCGCTGCGCCCGGACTCGTATCCCGCCCTCGCCGGATCGCGCTCGCTCGCGGGCGTCCGCGTCGGCATCCCGCGCATGTACATCAACGCCGACGACGAGGCCGGCACGGCCGAACACCCCGGCATCGGCGGTCCCACCGGCCGGCGGATCGAGACCCGGCCCTCCGTGATCGAGCTGTGGGAGGCGGCCCGTCGGGACCTCGAGGCGGCCGGCGCCGAGGTGGTCGAGACCGACTTCCCCGTCGTCTCGAACTACGAGGGCGACCGTCCCGGCGCTCCGACCATCGCCACGCGGGGACTCGTGAGCCCCGAGTACCTGCGCAGCGAGATCGTCGACCTCTCGGCGTGGGGATGGGAGGACTTCCTCGCCGCGAACGGCGACCCGGCGCTGAGCACGCTCGCGGACGTGGACGGCGCACGCATCTTCCCGCACCCGGAGGGCGCGCTCCCCGACCGCTACACCGGCTTCGACGACGACATCGCGGAGTACCCGGCCTGGGTGCGCGAGCATCCCGGCGCGACGATGGAGAGCATCCCGCACCTGGCAGACGGGGTCCGCGGGCTGGAGGAGACCCGTCGCGTCGACCTGGAGGAGTGGATGGACGGCCTCGGCCTCGACGCGGTGGTGTTCCCGGCCGTGGCGGACGTGGGACCGGCGGACATGGACGTGAACCCGGCGTCCGCGGACCTCGGCTGGCGCAACGGCGTCTGGGTCGCCAACGGCAACCTCGTCCCCCGGCACCTCGGCATCCCGACGGTCACCGTATCCATGGGCACGATGTCCGACATCGGGATGCCCGTCGGGCTCACGTTCGCCGGCCGCGCCTACGACGACGCGGCGCTCCTGACGCTGGCCGCCGCCTTCGAGGCGACCGGCAGCCGCCGCACGGAGCCGCCGCGCACGCCGCGCCTGGGGTAG